One window of the Spartobacteria bacterium genome contains the following:
- a CDS encoding GNAT family N-acetyltransferase — protein MNKNDVEIRVATIDDLAAIFHLGEKIFTPQEVSNLYRTWDEYEVTALFNTESEHILVADDNGAVVGFAMGTTIDKARSAWSYGHLLWLGVDPDAARKGVGSMLFDRFRKIMEAKGVRILIIDTQADNEPAIAFFQRKGFDHPTDHLYMTLYLQKED, from the coding sequence ATGAACAAAAATGATGTTGAAATTCGAGTTGCCACGATAGACGACCTTGCGGCAATCTTTCATCTTGGCGAGAAAATTTTTACCCCGCAAGAGGTGTCGAATCTCTATCGTACGTGGGATGAATACGAGGTGACCGCATTGTTCAATACGGAGAGCGAACATATTCTTGTAGCCGATGACAATGGGGCTGTGGTTGGGTTTGCGATGGGTACAACCATCGACAAGGCGCGCTCGGCGTGGAGTTACGGCCACCTTCTCTGGCTTGGTGTTGATCCGGATGCCGCTCGCAAAGGGGTAGGAAGCATGCTCTTTGATCGCTTTCGCAAAATAATGGAGGCGAAAGGGGTACGAATCCTGATCATTGATACGCAGGCTGACAACGAACCCGCTATTGCTTTTTTTCAGCGCAAGGGCTTTGATCATCCGACGGATCACCTTTATATGACTCTCTATTTGCAGAAGGAAGATTGA
- a CDS encoding M20 family peptidase: MPLPKIDYERLLSLFRGMVDIYSPSGKESELAEYLERFLTEHRLPFKRQAVDESRYNLIIAASEYIDTLFLGHFDTVPAFDIEQYSFSMKDSICSGLGTADMKSGCAAMIEAFITANENGILPHHVALALVVGEEETGDGTLAILDEYSCKQALIAEPSNLKPCLEHYGYVEMVLRAFGYRRHAAMSTRDTNAIRAMLRFLLQLEEHVEQEGSNVVMNIRDLYSSEAGFAVPDRCVASIDLHIPPDTCAKDYATELRRFVEERIVHMGATSYELDFPTLANGYRIESIHPFVRRIEQVYQELGRPWESVPFNSHSDANLLRDAGCSPIVLGPGQLAKAHTRDESIDFEQVVDAAEIYTHLLKVENWNYPNKSIC, encoded by the coding sequence ATGCCGCTGCCAAAAATCGATTACGAACGCCTGCTTTCCCTTTTTCGCGGTATGGTGGATATCTACAGTCCCTCTGGAAAAGAGAGTGAGCTGGCCGAGTACCTTGAGCGTTTTCTAACGGAACACAGGCTGCCCTTTAAGCGGCAGGCGGTTGATGAGTCACGATACAATTTAATTATTGCTGCGTCAGAATACATTGACACGTTATTTCTCGGTCATTTTGATACGGTTCCGGCTTTTGACATTGAGCAATACAGTTTCTCCATGAAAGACTCCATCTGTTCAGGGCTCGGCACTGCAGATATGAAAAGCGGTTGCGCGGCCATGATCGAAGCGTTTATCACGGCCAATGAAAACGGAATACTTCCCCATCATGTCGCGCTTGCACTGGTAGTAGGTGAAGAAGAAACAGGGGACGGGACACTGGCGATCCTTGATGAATACAGCTGCAAGCAAGCGTTAATCGCTGAACCAAGTAATTTAAAGCCGTGCCTTGAGCATTATGGCTATGTCGAAATGGTTCTGCGCGCATTCGGTTACCGGCGCCACGCTGCGATGTCGACTCGTGACACCAATGCCATTCGAGCCATGCTGCGCTTTCTGTTACAACTGGAAGAACATGTTGAGCAGGAGGGCTCGAACGTGGTCATGAATATTCGAGACCTTTACAGCTCCGAGGCAGGGTTTGCCGTGCCGGATCGCTGCGTGGCGAGCATTGATCTGCATATTCCGCCAGACACGTGCGCTAAAGATTATGCTACTGAACTGAGACGTTTCGTAGAAGAACGCATCGTTCATATGGGTGCCACCAGTTATGAACTGGATTTCCCCACGCTGGCAAATGGATATCGAATTGAATCCATACACCCCTTTGTGCGTCGAATAGAACAGGTTTATCAAGAATTAGGACGACCATGGGAATCCGTGCCGTTCAACAGCCACTCCGATGCCAATCTTTTACGCGATGCAGGCTGTAGTCCCATTGTTCTAGGTCCAGGCCAGCTCGCCAAGGCACACACGCGGGATGAGTCCATAGACTTCGAACAGGTGGTCGATGCAGCGGAGATCTACACACACTTGTTGAAAGTCGAAAACTGGAATTACCCAAACAAATCCATCTGCTGA
- the ligA gene encoding NAD-dependent DNA ligase LigA: protein MNETPSPIDAQSAKERIDVLCQLINHHNKLYFIDAEPEITDADYDKLFVELQQLEQQFPAFRQAHSPTSRVGGEPLDGFTQVTHRQPMMSLSKCFAYGELMAFDRRVHDGVQGRPVHYLVEPKIDGVAVSLRYESGVFTLGCTRGNGITGDDITANLRTVRSIPMQLPSPFDVVPLLEVRGEVYMDRKDFQQLNDDREEAGKAVFANPRNATAGSLKLLDPKQVAQRPLSAFIYDIGACENYSPATQMDMITDLHAMGFAVPPYIQRCASIDEALRIIESIQKEKPTLGFGIDGAVIKVDEYHYYDLLGTTAHSPRWATAFKYPAEQVKTRLLDITIQIGRTGVLTPVAELEPVLIDESMVSRATLHNEQEISRKDIRRGDLVVVEKAGDIIPAIVSVDLAARTGDEVSFVMPDCCPACGMPVSRTADEVAVRCENLLCPAQNKRRIAHFASRDALDIEMLGSKVADALVDNGLIREPLDLFDLKLTDLERLNLEQGGETRYFGAKNGKKLLQALSDARSKPLERWIFAFGIPQIGKTVAGHLASAHKDFEELIRLDKVREVVAFFDVQDEIAATNPRAKVNRGLTVEEKDQLTQTYASLQEQKTALGQKLVDLKIAEIKDGDTHEFQTKDGFKRESTIRLINYFQSEMGQQVIVRMHQLEINPVSGMNSVSSGYFAGKTVVLTGTLAHFTRNEAADIVRKQGGKITSSVSKKTDFVLAGSNAGSKQSEAMKLQVAILTEDEFMQFVDEAPVAAEKKTQTYQQMDLFG from the coding sequence ATGAATGAAACTCCGTCACCTATTGATGCGCAGTCCGCCAAAGAGCGAATCGATGTGCTGTGTCAGCTCATAAATCATCATAATAAATTGTATTTCATCGACGCCGAACCGGAAATAACTGACGCCGATTATGATAAGCTTTTTGTTGAACTGCAGCAGCTTGAACAACAGTTTCCCGCTTTTCGTCAGGCCCATTCTCCTACGTCGCGAGTGGGTGGCGAACCGCTGGACGGATTTACGCAGGTGACGCATCGTCAGCCTATGATGAGTTTGTCTAAATGTTTTGCCTATGGGGAATTGATGGCTTTTGACCGACGCGTTCACGATGGTGTTCAGGGGCGGCCCGTTCATTATTTGGTGGAGCCGAAGATCGATGGGGTTGCTGTTTCGCTGCGCTATGAATCGGGGGTTTTCACACTGGGATGTACCCGAGGAAATGGCATCACCGGCGATGATATCACCGCTAATCTGCGCACCGTTCGCAGTATTCCCATGCAGTTGCCGTCACCCTTTGATGTTGTTCCGCTATTGGAGGTGCGCGGCGAAGTGTACATGGATCGCAAGGATTTTCAGCAGTTGAATGATGATCGCGAGGAAGCCGGAAAAGCGGTGTTTGCTAACCCCCGTAATGCCACGGCCGGTTCATTGAAACTGCTGGATCCGAAACAGGTCGCACAGCGGCCTCTCAGTGCTTTTATTTATGATATTGGGGCATGCGAAAACTATTCCCCTGCAACACAGATGGATATGATAACTGATTTGCACGCTATGGGTTTTGCTGTTCCCCCGTATATCCAGCGCTGCGCATCCATAGATGAGGCGTTGCGCATCATCGAATCCATTCAAAAAGAGAAGCCAACCCTTGGATTTGGAATCGACGGGGCTGTCATCAAAGTCGACGAATATCACTATTATGATCTTCTGGGAACCACTGCCCACAGTCCGCGTTGGGCCACGGCCTTTAAATATCCTGCCGAACAGGTGAAAACCCGGCTGCTGGATATTACCATTCAGATCGGACGAACCGGCGTGCTTACTCCGGTGGCAGAACTGGAACCCGTTCTTATTGATGAATCCATGGTTAGTCGGGCGACCCTGCACAATGAACAGGAAATCAGCCGCAAGGATATTCGCAGGGGCGATCTGGTGGTCGTCGAAAAGGCGGGTGATATCATTCCCGCCATTGTTTCGGTGGATCTGGCGGCACGTACGGGCGATGAAGTTTCTTTTGTTATGCCGGATTGTTGTCCGGCTTGCGGGATGCCCGTATCTAGAACCGCAGATGAAGTGGCGGTGCGTTGTGAAAATCTTCTCTGTCCGGCGCAAAACAAACGACGCATCGCGCATTTTGCATCCCGTGATGCCCTAGATATCGAGATGCTGGGATCCAAAGTGGCCGATGCACTGGTGGACAATGGACTGATCAGGGAACCGCTGGATCTCTTCGATTTAAAATTAACGGATTTGGAACGGCTGAATCTCGAGCAGGGTGGAGAAACGCGGTATTTCGGCGCAAAAAACGGAAAAAAATTACTCCAGGCCCTTTCCGATGCCCGCTCAAAACCGTTGGAACGCTGGATTTTTGCCTTTGGTATTCCTCAAATCGGGAAAACTGTGGCGGGGCATCTGGCTTCTGCCCATAAGGACTTTGAGGAATTGATCCGACTGGATAAAGTGCGCGAGGTTGTCGCATTTTTTGATGTGCAGGATGAAATAGCCGCAACTAATCCGCGTGCAAAGGTGAACAGGGGCCTGACCGTCGAAGAAAAAGATCAGTTGACGCAGACTTATGCATCCTTGCAGGAGCAGAAAACGGCCCTCGGCCAGAAATTGGTCGACCTGAAAATCGCAGAGATAAAAGATGGCGACACGCACGAGTTTCAGACCAAAGACGGTTTTAAACGGGAGTCCACTATCCGTCTGATCAACTATTTTCAATCCGAAATGGGCCAACAAGTGATTGTTCGCATGCACCAGCTCGAGATAAATCCTGTCTCGGGGATGAATTCGGTTTCATCCGGTTACTTTGCAGGGAAAACGGTGGTGTTGACAGGAACGCTGGCACATTTCACCCGCAATGAAGCGGCAGATATCGTTCGCAAGCAGGGCGGGAAAATCACCTCGTCCGTTTCCAAAAAAACCGATTTTGTTCTGGCCGGAAGCAATGCCGGATCCAAACAGAGCGAAGCCATGAAGCTTCAGGTTGCGATTCTGACAGAGGATGAATTCATGCAGTTCGTAGATGAAGCACCTGTCGCCGCTGAAAAAAAAACGCAAACTTATCAGCAGATGGATTTGTTTGGGTAA
- a CDS encoding VanZ family protein, producing MFKKIFLRSSPLFWLPALIWALVIFSLSAWSGPDEPPTFWFPHLDKLVHMGIFGVLCLLILWPLYGHHHLSLGRAMLLALLMTSAYGALDEFHQSFTPHRSVEYLDWLADTVGAACACFFFAVLLKINPMRCTYE from the coding sequence ATGTTTAAAAAGATATTTTTGCGGAGTTCTCCGCTGTTCTGGCTGCCGGCGTTGATCTGGGCTCTGGTTATTTTTTCACTAAGCGCCTGGTCCGGCCCAGACGAGCCGCCTACATTCTGGTTTCCTCATCTGGACAAACTGGTGCACATGGGGATTTTCGGAGTGCTTTGCCTGCTTATATTATGGCCGTTATATGGACATCACCACCTGTCATTGGGCCGAGCCATGCTGCTGGCTTTGTTGATGACCTCGGCCTACGGTGCATTGGATGAATTTCATCAGTCTTTTACCCCGCATCGCTCCGTTGAATACTTGGACTGGCTGGCCGATACGGTCGGGGCCGCCTGTGCCTGCTTTTTTTTCGCCGTTTTGCTAAAGATAAATCCGATGAGATGTACCTATGAATGA